tccctctatagaaaacagaaacatgaCTCTTACTGCAGTAGTAAGTTctgaaatggtaatttttttctttgacaggTGTGGGATTGATTATCAGAGTATTGCAGCTGTTTATCTAGTTCTTTGATCAAACTGAAGCATTGCAGGGATCCTCTTTGCTATATTGAATCTTGTCCTTATGGCCCTAAAATgagttgaattaatttttttcaacttACTTATGTTATATGCAATGCTTAGTCTTTATGTTTTATGCAACTGTTTTATTTGCTATCTGCCTAAGGTGCTCTAGGATACTCTTTGCTTTTGCAGGATGCTTCCCTGAGGACAGAGGCAGATGACCAACTGATGGGCAAAGTCATAGAGCAGGCTGAAATACCTCTACCAACTATTCCTATAAAGATCAGAAATCTGCCAAGTGAGAGAGAATTTTATATCCCATCAGTTGATCTCCTCACTGCACAGGTAAAGTAATAGAATCCAggtagagatttaaaaaaaaaaaaaaaaaaaaaaaagctagtgacATCTTGGTTTTGATATAGAAGTGCATAGACATTCATAAGAATAAATAGTTTGAGCTTTAGAattgctgctctgttttcaggATAGTATTATTGCATTTTATATAGCAGAACTATTTCCCTGAATCAGTACTGGCAACTGACCAACTGACTGGCACTGTGCTGAGAATCGTCTTCTGTCCTGCACATACCTTCCATGATGAATTGCTGGGTTGGGTCTTTCTGTACCCTTTAACAAGGGAATATTCTAGCTTTCCCTCTTCTGGCCCAGTTTGTATACAGTCTTCTATGATGCAGATGGACCTATGACAAAACTGCCCTCTGACAGAGATCATGCCAAGTACCTAACAAAATAGAGTAGATTTACTTGTAAGATAATGGGATTTGATGTTGGGAAGTACCAGATGGGATTCCCGTTCAGGGTCTACTAATTAAAAACTATGGAATTTCTTTCTGTAGGATTTGCTGTCCTTTGAGCTATTGGACATTAATATTGTACAGGAATTGGAACGAGTGCCACACAATACTCCAGTTGGTAAGGGCTTTCTGATATTCTAGGGTGctgtctctgcagctctgcattaCTATTTACTTAAGAAAAGCTGAACTTGTGCAAAAGGCTTATTCATGTTTCAGGCTAGAGCAAGTGTCTTTCCAGTTCCctagttttctttccattttaattcTTGCTGCAGCCCTTGAAGAGAGATTTGGTGGGTCTTCATGTGTTCAGTCTAGACTTCTTTCCCCTTTGCATCCTCAAGATCATAAGTTTCCCAGATATTGAGGAAGGCAGCTATTTTCTTTGCTCAGCCAGTGTAACGTAAAGCAAGCTGTCTTGTAAGGTAACTGAATTTCTTCAGTCTTGGAACAAATATCCTTAAAAAGGGTTAGCTTCTTAAAAGGTTGCCTCCtagaagagggaaagaaggtTCCTACTCTTCTAGTACCAATTGTCTTTGCTGCCTTTGTTTTTCAGACATGACTCCATgcatgtcccctttgccacatgaTAGCCCATTGCTGGAGAAACCTGGCTTAGGTCAGATAGAGGAGGAGAACGAGGGGAGTGGATTTAAACCACTGCCTGGTAAGCAGTAATGGCTGGAAGCGGGGGAGGAGGGTGTCATAACTTTTGTGCAGTCGTCAGGCTTAGCTTGTTTATAGTTACCTAAAGAATTCtaattcctgttttttctttccttctggaaaaACAGATGTTTGGCTCACAATGCAGTCTCTGACAACTCTTTGACTGTAGAGGTTGGAGTCTAATATaactaaaattcagaaatattaattCTATTGATTTGTCTGTTTGCTAGAATTGTTGAGATAATTGATTGAAAACTTGCTCTTTGTACACTGAATTATACTCAAATGCTCCAGCTCTGGCTTCCATACTTCTCAAAATTCTTTTCACATTCGACTTGAACTCGGAAGTCTTTCAGCTTTGAGAAGGAAGTAACACTGAGAATTGAAGTTAGCCTTTTTACAAGAAGGGCAGCTTGAGGAAAAAATCTTCTCGCATTTGCATTGCCTTGTAGTGATACTAAGTTGTCACCTTTCTCTTTCAAAGGAGTGACTGAAGCCTGCTTTACTGCTGATGCTTGTATGGTGAAAATGAGAGCCGAGCATTCATTGAACCCAGAAGAAGCGGAAGAAGATATGAGTGGGACTCAGTTTGTCTGTGAAACTGTCATTCGCTCTCTAACCCTGGATGCTGCACCTGACCATAAGCCTCCACAAAGGAAATTTGTGCAGAGTGGGTACTGTCAGCTAGTTTCTGTGGCTTCACTTTTTTGCAGCCAAACACTCACTGCAAATTACCTTGGACTGCTGGTGGTGATATTATTTTAATTGGTTTTTTTAGACTCTTTGCAGACATTGGAAGACACCTTCAGTTGTAATGCACTAAGTGAAGAATCTCCTAGAATAAAAACTAACTACACTTCCGAAAAGGAAGCAAACATCCACCACTCAGACACAATGAGAGAAAATGAACGTGGTAAGTAAACTAGGTAAAGATTTAGTCTCTCTTTTTGAATGTAAGATAAGGCTATAACGGGGCTACAATGCATtcagatataaaaaataaaaataaaaaatctgacaCTGTTCTAGAAAATTGATCCTCAATACTGGATCAGAAAATTGGTATCAGTATTCTGAACATACAGCAATTTTAGCAATTTTCTGTTACATAGTGAAACTGAGACACAATTCCAGTGAGGGGTTCAGATGATAGGTGTTCATACATTTAAGCATGGCTGGTGTCTCTATATTTTGTGCATTTAGCTTCAGAGTACTCGCTGTGATCTATTTTTGATGCATGGTGTTCAAGAGCTGGAAACTGCTATTTTCTAACTTTTCAGTGTAGATGTTACTCCTGGTGAATTCTGCATAAATTTAATAATATCTATTCCTTTTTTcaaacttccttcctccttcctcacccTGCTCATCAAAAATGATACTATTAACATCAGCAGCAAGGCTTTACAGTTGTTCCTGAATGCTTGTCTTTTTTATCCAGGAGAGTACTATCTTTgctattaaacaaacaaaatgaatgtgttggggtttttttaatgcttaactttattcttttttctttttaagaggaatTCCCATTGTCTGATGGGAAAGCAGCCTGTAGTGAGACTGGCAATTctgatgatgaagatgatgatgctACAGATGTTCAAAGTCAAGGCTCTTCTGCTTCATCAGAGGATTATATCATTATTCTCCCTGAGTGTTTTGATACCAGCCGTCCTTTAGGGGAGTCCATGTATAGTTCTGCTCTTTCTCAGCCCAGTTTGGAAAAAGCAGGAGAACCTGAAACACAAGCAGGGAATCCAGAAGGAGGAAGCCAGCCACAGATCCACAGCATCAGTGATATTTTGACAGCTTCACAAACGCTGGCTGTAGTACCTTTGACCCCGGAGATCTTGGACACTGTACCGCAGACACACAAGTATGCATTTTATTATCTGACCAGAATAAAACGGTTATGTTAGAGTTGTTACAGGCTCTGCAAGATGTTGTGCTTAAGTTCAGTGTTCAAGTAGAAACTGTTGCAGCAAAAATGGTCACATATGAGTGAATGTCCTAAATCCTAGAACTTCTTATAAGCTTATACTTGCTGATTCCCTGAGCCTatgaggaagaaggaagggagtgtgttttttcttcctacaGATCTTGACTTAAGTACTTCCAGTGCTCTTGTTCTACACATACATAATTGCTTGCCTTATTTTCTCAGGGATCTTGCTTCTCTTCAGAAGCATATTTTCCAAGAACCAAACATACCAGCTTCAGAAGATGATTCTTCCCCTCCTCTTGACCAAATAAGAGAAGGTATTGAAAGTGCTTAACAGCTATGTCTGTACCCTTATCTCCTACTCCTTGCATCTAGTACTGGATTTGGTGTCCTGTTATTCTTGAAAGCAGAAACTTACCAAGTAACAgtgatcagttttttttttttttccctgagcatTGAAATTTTACCATACAGAAGCCTTAAAGAAATAATTGACTTTGTGGATCAGCTTTGAGAAGATGGTGTGTTCATTAGAAATTGTAGGAGAGCACCCATAGATCTttgcagatgtttgggaaattgAGTTGCAGAGGAAGGTAATGAAAGGGATCTCATGAGCTAGGTGTTTAAATTGCTGTTACAGTCATTGGGCGCTCAGGCAGCAATACATCTGCTGTTAAAGTAGACACCCGTTGACTAATCAGCCAAACTGTTTCTGAGATTCTTCTGACTGTATTGACTGTAGTGAGAATCTTGGACACCTAGTTTACATCTAGATAactaaatttgaaaatattaataaaaatatatatatatgtgtatgtatatatataatgttaCCCCTTTTCAGCTCGTTGTTAACTGTAtgcattgctgggttttttttccccccccctcctttagAAGCCAGAGGTGAAGACAGTCATGGGCCAGGATCTTCTGGATTTGTAACTAGTAAACCAAAGTGCTCAGAATACCCAAGGTAATGAAACTGAAGCAGTTTTCACAAATACTGTTTATTCCATGGCTCATCTCTTAAGATAAGAACTGCTAAATTAACACAAGCACCTAGCAAAAAACACTGGTTTAGAGATCTCATGTAGCCAGTATTtttggaggaaaatatttttggtgaGCAAAAGCATATGAAGACAAGCTCAAGGTGAGAAGGTGAATCCTTCTAAAATTCTGCAgtggttctccccccccccaccccccccccccaaaaaaaaaaaaacacctcaggaTTCCACATATGGAATGCTACATCCACATATGGATGTGGTAGGCTAGGCTACAAAATTAAGCATAAAATACTGAGACTGGAGGAATGAAACAGTCAAAACATTGAGCAGAATAGTCAAGTGGCTAAGAACCTACGCTGGCCAGGAATGGATGTCACAGAGCACAGCTTCCATGTATAGAGAAACTCTCTTTTGGGTGAGAATACTTAATTCTTTACAGCCAGTAGTTGtgctatggagaaaaaaaaaaaaaaagttctttagcctaaaaaaaacccacagtttaaTGTAAGTATTAAGAAAGAAGGAATGAGCTTCCCAGATAGACTAAACGATTCCTTTGGATAATAGGTTGTCTTCTCTATCGAGAAATAAATCTCAATTGGCCCTTTGACAGGGAGAGACATACCTTGTAACTGAAATACACATTTGACTTTACTAACCATAAAGTAATACCTAACTTCTCTGCAGACACCCCCAAGGAAGCAGTATTGCAGGAGGGCTAGTTAAAGGAGCTTTGTCAGTTGCTGCCTCTGCCTACAAAGCACTGTTTGCTGGGCCACCCATTATAGAACAGGTAAATGTCTTTCCTACATGCTATATGAGATTTATAAATGCCAACCTTAAAATTAGAGGTGTatatttcataaatgttttaatGTTGTGTATGATACTACTTCTTGAAACACGCTCTTACTGTTGCGATAGTAAGACATTAAGCTTGATGGCATGCCTTTCAAGTATGCTGCTCCACCAAAGCCATACATTGGGGATATAAGCATCTCTTACAGCATCATGCAAAAGCAGTAGTAAGCTTTCGTAAGTGAACAGTCAAGGTGAATGTAAACAGCTGAATGCAGATAAAGGGCCTCAGTGCCTTAAAACTATATTCCAGCATAATGCAGAACTATTACttcaaatagtaaaaataaattcatagcatttttttcctgacaacaTGGATTCGTAAAAGCTGCAGATGAAAGGATCTCCTGAGAGGTCCCATGGAGCTCATTCTTTGGCCAATAAGCATGCATGGATTATTTTAATGAGTAACAAAAGGGACAGTTGCTCATTAAAATAACCATTATTTATCTATTGCTTGTTATGAGATAGGATCACTGTGGCTCTGCTAGCAGATGTGACATGTGGTGACCTTTAGCTGTCCCCCAATAACTTGGTTCTTTAGCAGAAGAAATCTGTGTGGGtatgggttttcttgtttttttttttatgaaattatATAAGCCAGCTCTCCCAGTTGGTGTTTTCTGATATCATTATCTTACACATGCCCTGATGTACAACTCTCGAGCACCTCCAGGCTAACCTGCGGTGTACTGCTCTGCTGTCTTGCTCCCGGTTGTCTGTCCACCTAGAAACTGCTACGCACACGTGCTTATCTCTGTGGAGTGTGCAATACATGTACAATACATTTATAAAGATAGCTGATGTAGTCCATGCACTGGAATGTAACTGTTCAAAGACTGAGCTTCCTCTAGACTTGAGTAGGATTAGATCCAGTAAACTTTATTTGGAACGCTATTTTTAATCTGTCTCCAAGAGTGGTAATATGTTGACTGTCTTTACTGGCCACTGCACTCCACTGAATTCTCTATGGCTATTTGGACCTTAAGATTGAGTGTagtgtgtggtggtggtttttttttatttattttagtcagGTTGACTAAGGACCACTGCAgctaaaactaaataaatattcatttttaaaagacttaTTAGTAGGCCAAAGCCAGTTTGCAAGGCTTAGCTACTGTAACTGTATCTGATAGTGTCACATGCCCTTCTCCCACCTAACTGATGAAGCTGATTCAGTGTGCCCTTGGAAGAATAAACAAGtcacaaatgaaaaaagtttGTTTGCAGACATTATCCTGTTACACCTTAAGATCTTTGTAGTGTAGCCTAACCCATAGTATGCATTCAGGGGAAGAGACTTGCAAACaattctgaatttccttttgttttaagcagcctgCAGTTACAGAAGAGCACACTGCCACTCTTCTATCCAGTCTGTCTGAGATGGGATTCTGTGACAGGCAGTTAAACCTACAACTGCTGAAGAAATACAACAACAATATGGTTCAAGTGGTAACTGAATTGCTTCAGATCAATAACAGTGACTGGTATGGCAGTAGATGCTGAACTTTCCTGGTGGAGGGAGGAATTGCTTTCATTGAGCAGACTCATTAAACACTGCAGCAGTAGCAGGCTTCTCAACTTCTTTCTGTTCTGAGTGTGGCTAAAAATTTGGGGTTCTTCAATGagcttttgaattttttctttctctcttttttttttttttaatggaaatgtcaAACACAGTACTTGTCACAGCATTTTATCAATTGGAGACCAGATTTTCAACTTTACTCTGGACCTCATAAATGAGCCTTTAAGTCTCTAATCAGATACTGAATCCCTTTTATCTGGGAATCCTGTAGAATGACTGAAACGTCCCATCAAGTGAGAACTTCCCCTTTTCTTGAGTGTGAAGATATTTTTAGGCAGCTGGAAACTCTGTTTTGTTGACTATTAACAAGCTTTGGAAGAAGAACCAATGCCAAATGCTGCTGTAAAATATAGTCTTGCCTAATGTACAAGAGATGC
The sequence above is a segment of the Struthio camelus isolate bStrCam1 chromosome 25, bStrCam1.hap1, whole genome shotgun sequence genome. Coding sequences within it:
- the NBR1 gene encoding next to BRCA1 gene 1 protein isoform X4 — its product is MNVYEGNSSAEGTSYSCPLQLCEKAVSEKLAVLKDGKKPLSHYSMIAPGLEEDVKNEEEMTNQEKLNRNRKGRKNENPPEWFTSYLETFREQVVKETVEKLEQKLYEKLVHHNQPPDFSESSITAAPPTLETKSGNGSQCDWLISCCNCQARIVGVRYQCSLCPAYNICERCEAGTYAHDPNHVLLKLRRPILCVAENYSLAQFSPQLPATLEQVRLQKQMDKRFLKAEKQRLRAEKKQRKAEVRELKKQLKLHRKIHLWNSVHVLETSGSPTLKSESLQPTTFVNPSQPFQAIVPTLSAVFVDENLPDGTHLQPGTKFIKHWRMKNTGNVEWSSDTKLKLMWGNLTLASSEKKDVLVPSLPSGQVGTVSVEFVAPNIEGTYTSHWRLSHRGEQFGPRIWCSIIVDPSSATDSLESNWKDSDSHQKDKASNNKQDASLRTEADDQLMGKVIEQAEIPLPTIPIKIRNLPSEREFYIPSVDLLTAQDLLSFELLDINIVQELERVPHNTPVDMTPCMSPLPHDSPLLEKPGLGQIEEENEGSGFKPLPGVTEACFTADACMVKMRAEHSLNPEEAEEDMSGTQFVCETVIRSLTLDAAPDHKPPQRKFVQNSLQTLEDTFSCNALSEESPRIKTNYTSEKEANIHHSDTMRENEREEFPLSDGKAACSETGNSDDEDDDATDVQSQGSSASSEDYIIILPECFDTSRPLGESMYSSALSQPSLEKAGEPETQAGNPEGGSQPQIHSISDILTASQTLAVVPLTPEILDTVPQTHKDLASLQKHIFQEPNIPASEDDSSPPLDQIREEARGEDSHGPGSSGFVTSKPKCSEYPRHPQGSSIAGGLVKGALSVAASAYKALFAGPPIIEQQPAVTEEHTATLLSSLSEMGFCDRQLNLQLLKKYNNNMVQVVTELLQINNSDWYGSRC
- the NBR1 gene encoding next to BRCA1 gene 1 protein isoform X5, with product MNVYEGNSSAEGTSYSCPLQLCEKAVSEKLAVLKDGKKPLSHYSMIAPGLEEDVKNEEEMTNQEKLNRNRKGRKNENPPEWFTSYLETFREQVVKETVEKLEQKLYEKLVHHNQPPDFSESSITAAPPTLETKSGNGSQCDWLISCCNCQARIVGVRYQCSLCPAYNICERCEAGTYAHDPNHVLLKLRRPILCVAENYSLAQFSPQLPATLEQVRLQKQMDKRFLKAEKQRLRAEKKQRKAEVRELKKQLKLHRKIHLWNSVHVLETSGSPTLKSESLQPTTFVNPSQPFQAIVPTLSAVFVDENLPDGTHLQPGTKFIKHWRMKNTGNVEWSSDTKLKLMWGNLTLASSEKKDVLVPSLPSGQVGTVSVEFVAPNIEGTYTSHWRLSHRGEQFGPRIWCSIIVDPSSATDSLESNWKDSDSHQKDKASNNKQDASLRTEADDQLMGKVIEQAEIPLPTIPIKIRNLPSEREFYIPSVDLLTAQDLLSFELLDINIVQELERVPHNTPVDMTPCMSPLPHDSPLLEKPGLGQIEEENEGSGFKPLPGVTEACFTADACMVKMRAEHSLNPEEAEEDMSGTQFVCETVIRSLTLDAAPDHKPPQRKFVQNSLQTLEDTFSCNALSEESPRIKTNYTSEKEANIHHSDTMRENEREEFPLSDGKAACSETGNSDDEDDDATDVQSQGSSASSEDYIIILPECFDTSRPLGESMYSSALSQPSLEKAGEPETQAGNPEGGSQPQIHSISDILTASQTLAVVPLTPEILDTVPQTHKDLASLQKHIFQEPNIPASEDDSSPPLDQIREEARGEDSHGPGSSGFVTSKPKCSEYPRHPQGSSIAGGLVKGALSVAASAYKALFAGPPIIEQPAVTEEHTATLLSSLSEMGFCDRQLNLQLLKKYNNNMVQVVTELLQINNSDWYGSRC